DNA sequence from the Candidatus Zixiibacteriota bacterium genome:
AGCCGCGTCGAGATATCGGAATCGTGCCCAAAGGGTTCAACGCCGCGATCGTCAAACAGGATGCCGACGGTTGGAAATACCTGGTCTTTCAACGGGCCGAGTCGGAAACCTACGCCGGCTACTGGGGTTTTCTCACCGGTGAAAAACGCACCGACGAGTCAGTCGCCCAGGCAGTGGCGCGCGAGATTAAACACGGCCTCGGCCTGACCAATATCCGCATATTCGCCACCGAGTATCTGGTGCAGTTTTTCGAGCCGGAAAACGACAAAGTCTGGATTCTGCCGCTAATTGTCGTGGTCGTGCCGCCCGATGCGCAGGTGACTTTGTCCGACGAACATCAGCAGGCCCAGTGGCTCACCTCACGGTCGGCCAAGCACCGGGTGAGCTGGAAGAACCTCGTTAAGGCGGTTGACGATATCGCCGACGAGCTCGAAATCTTTCCGGCCAAAAACTGGGTCGAAATCCACCCGTAAGGAACCGGCCGGAACGACGGAACCAATTGGTTTACAGCCTGTTAGAAGCATGCTGAAGACTCAGGTTGCATAAGTGCGCCATTTAGATATATATTCGGGCCGCTTAGTCTGCTCAGACCGGCCAAAGATGACTGTACCGGCGATGCTGTGCCCGGCAGATGCCCACATCTGCCGAGAGGCGAGGCCCGCCGCCTGAGCTGCAACCGAGCAGGCAGATACAAATGCTGATCACCGTCTGCAAATCCAAAATCCACCGCGCCACGATCACCGAGGCCAATCTCAACTATGTCGGGTCGTTGACTATCGACGAGAACCTGATGAAGCTGGCCGATCTGGTTGAGTTCGAACGGATTTCGATTGTCAACGTGAACAACGGCGAGCGGTTCGACACCTATGTCATCCGCGGTGAGCCGGGGAGCGGCACGATTACGCTCAATGGGGCCGCCGCGCGCAAGGGGCAGCCGGGGGACCTGATCATCATTATCGCCTGGGCCTTGATCGACAAGAAAGAGGCGGCCACATTCAAGCCGGCCGTGGTCCATGTCGATCAGAATAACAGGCCGACCAGGAAGTAAACGTCGGCGCCCGGCGCCGAACTTCAGCTTACATCGGGTAGGAAAGTTTGACACGCAAGAAATCTGCAATTGTCCTCGCGGCAGGCAAGGGAAAGCGGATGAAATCCGACCTGCCCAAAGTGCTGCACGAGATCAACGGTCAGCCGATGATTCGGCTGCTGTTGGACACGCTCATCCCTGTCGGCTTTGATCACCTGGTTTTGGTTATCGGGCATAAGGCGGACTTGGTGCGCGAGGCCTTGGCGGATTATCCGGTGACGTTTGTTCTTCAGGAGCGCCAGCTTGGCACGGCCCACGCCGTCAGCATGGCAAAGGACAAGCTGGCCAGATTCGACGGTACCACTCTGGTGGCGGCCGGCGATGTGCCGTTTCTGTCGCGATCCTCAATCGACCGGCTTTTCGGGATCCATGAGAAATCGGGGGCGGCGGCGACCTGTTTATCGGCTGTCTTTGACGATCCGACCGGGTACGGTCGTATCGTGCGCAAACACGGTACCGATCTGATCGAGGAAATAATCGAGCACAAGGACGCCACTCCTGATGTCCTGAAAATCAGAGAGATAAACACCGGCACATTCTGTTTTGACAACCGGCTGCTGTTTGAGGCGATCGAGCAGATCGACTGCGCGAACGTCCAGCAGGAGTACTATCTGACTGACGCTGTGCGGATACTCAATCAAAAGGGTTATCCGGTCGCGGTCGTGCAGGCGCCCGACCCGGATGAAGTCCGCGGGGTGAACTCGGTCGAGCAGTTGCGCGAGTTAGCAGAAAAATTCGCCGGTGACTGAAAGAAACAGACGTTTTTTGCCAACCGGCCGACCGGTGGAGCGTTATAACTAGCGTAG
Encoded proteins:
- a CDS encoding NUDIX domain-containing protein — encoded protein: MPKPRRDIGIVPKGFNAAIVKQDADGWKYLVFQRAESETYAGYWGFLTGEKRTDESVAQAVAREIKHGLGLTNIRIFATEYLVQFFEPENDKVWILPLIVVVVPPDAQVTLSDEHQQAQWLTSRSAKHRVSWKNLVKAVDDIADELEIFPAKNWVEIHP
- the panD gene encoding aspartate 1-decarboxylase, with the translated sequence MLITVCKSKIHRATITEANLNYVGSLTIDENLMKLADLVEFERISIVNVNNGERFDTYVIRGEPGSGTITLNGAAARKGQPGDLIIIIAWALIDKKEAATFKPAVVHVDQNNRPTRK
- a CDS encoding NTP transferase domain-containing protein, giving the protein MTRKKSAIVLAAGKGKRMKSDLPKVLHEINGQPMIRLLLDTLIPVGFDHLVLVIGHKADLVREALADYPVTFVLQERQLGTAHAVSMAKDKLARFDGTTLVAAGDVPFLSRSSIDRLFGIHEKSGAAATCLSAVFDDPTGYGRIVRKHGTDLIEEIIEHKDATPDVLKIREINTGTFCFDNRLLFEAIEQIDCANVQQEYYLTDAVRILNQKGYPVAVVQAPDPDEVRGVNSVEQLRELAEKFAGD